Below is a genomic region from Streptomyces sp. RPA4-2.
TTGAGCCAGAAGTTGCGGTTCGTGTAGAGCAGGACCCGGTGGTCCGGCCTCAGTTCCTTCACCTTGCGCACGAAGCGGTCCTTCTCGGCGTTGCTGGCGTGGGTGCCGTCACCGGTGGTCTCCCAGTCGACGGCGAGCAGATCACCGGCCTTCTCCGGGGCCTTGCCGACGAAGTACTCGGCCTGGGCGGTGAGGTCGCCGGGCCACAGGAAGTGGTAGAAACCGACGACGCAGCCGCCGTCACGGGCCGTCTTCACCTGGGCCGTGAGCTTCGGATTGACGTACGAACGACCCTCGGTCGCCTTGATGAAGACGAAGGAGAGCCCCTCGGTCGAGTAGGCGGACGACTGGTAGGCGCTGACGTCGATGCCGCGGAGCATGGGGGACTCCTCCGTGGGTGGGGGACGGGTGCGAGCGATTCTGCCCCTGTGGGTGGGGTGAGTTCCGGGTTTCACAGGTCTTACGACCTCTCCGAGTGACGTTCCCCCACATCGCCCACCCCACCCTCGAACGACCGGCCGACGCCCCGCCCGGTCCAGACGAATGACTTATTTCCGGTGGCCCGGATTTCGATCAAGCGGAACGGCTGGTGATCCGGATCACGTCGGCCTGACGGAAGGCGTCGGCGCGTGCGCGGCTCGCGTACTGAGCGCCGTGGTCGGTGCGTTGGACGGCGCCGGTGAGGCTGCCGCGGCACCACTCGGCGAGACGGCCGCCGAGGCGGGACGGCGGGACGGCCGGACGGCGGGACGGCGGGATGTCCGCAGGGTGCGTCCCCGTGGGCGGTGAATGCTCTCCATCTGGCCGGATCGCGTCGCGAGCGCATCGGACGTGCCGGCGTCAGATCGGTGCAAGTCCGGTTTGATCGGTACTTAGGGACCCGCAGCTTGTTGCGCCGCGCAGAGCCTGATCTGGCCGAAGGGACACCTGGTTTGGCATATTTGCCTGCCGGGTGAGGCTCGGCGGTTTCCGGGGCACGGGCGCCCACGCAAAGGTTCGCGGGGAGCACAGTGCGTACAGGCAGCGCCAGGGAGATGCGGCACCTGATCGGCCAGTTGACCGACGGGTTACGCCTGCCCGTTCCCTCGGACCCCGACGACGGCGCGTCCACGGACCGGACCCGGATCGCCGGCCGGATCGCCGCGTCACTGGGACAACGCCGGTCCAGGGTCTGAGCCGTGGGCGCCTCGACCTACTACATACCGGCGCTGGCCCTGTGGGCCGGCCTCGCCTCGAAGCTGCCCGACCTGGTGAGGTCCTGGCGCGACCCGCTGGTTCGGTGGGTCTGCTGGGTGATCTTCCTGGGGGGCGCGGGGTTCGCCTTCGCCGCCCCGCCCACCGTCGCCGCCGTGAACAGGACGAGCGGCATCCCGAATCTCGCCGCCCTGCTGGTCTACGCCGTCGTCAGCGCCTACAGCGCCTCCTGTCTGGTGCTCATCCTGCACTGGCGCGGAGGTCCGGCCGGCCATGTGCGCCGTCTCGCCCGGCGCTGGCAGATCGGCTACGCCGTCGTGATCGCCCTGTTGATCCTCCTGTTCGTCCTGGGGGACGCCCCGGTCGAGCGGCGGACGGACCTCGACACCCACTACGCCACCTCGCCCTGGATCGGGCAGATGATCGTGCTGTATCTGCTCGGCCACATGACCGCCGCGATCGCCACCACGGTGCTGTGCTGGCGCTGGGCGATCCAGGTGCACGGATGGCTGCGGGCCGGTTTGTGGCTGCTCGTGGCCGGCTGGCTGCTCAACCTGTCCTTCAGCACGCTGAAGCTGACCGCGGTGATGGCACGGTGGGCCGGCCGGGACTGGGACGTGCTGAGCACCGTCCTGGCGCCGGGCCTCGTGGGCCTGGCCGCCACCGTCGCCACCGTCGGCTTCACGCTGCCGCTGTACGGCCCGCGGCTGGTCGCGCTCTGGCGTGCGGTGGTGAGCTGGAGACGGCTCGGCCCCCTGTGGCGTGAACTCGCCGGCGCCTCTCCCGGCACCCCGCTCGCCGCGCCGATCCCCTGGTACTCGTCCTGCGCCGTGCGCCTCACCCGGCGTGAGGCCGGCATCCAGGACGGCTTGAACCTCGTCCGCCCGCACCTCGACGACCAGGTCCGTACCCACGCGCAGAGCCTGGCCCGAGCCGCGGGCCACACCGAGGAGGACGCCTTCCGCATCGGTCTCGCGGCGATGATCGCCGCCGCCGTCCGCTCCCACCGCGCCGACGCGTCCGCTGCCCCGGTGGACGTCGCGCAGAACACCGCGAGCTTCGCTTCGCGTGCCACCTTGGTGGGTGTGGCACGTGCGTTGCGCACGTCCCCCGTCGTCGTGGCGGCCCGTGCCGCCGCCGGGGTCCGCACGGCGGCGGATGACGAAAGAACCCCCCTGTGAACCCCGGCCCAGCTCACCGCCGCCGGGTCAGCCGCCGGGAGATCGCTCTCGGGGATGCTCGCAGGCGCGGTCACCCAGCGGCTCCGCGCAGCGCCGAGAGCGCCGTCGGCGTCCTCGGACGCCGGCCCGCCACCCCACGCCGTACACCGGGCCACGTTCGTGGCCGAAGCGGCGATGCCGGCAGCCGGCGTGCGGGCGTCCCGCACGGGCGGCACCGAGCCCCCGGCGAGCGTCGGGACGCTGCGGTCCATGGCGGAACCGCATCCGATGGCCCGTCTGGCGGGCGCGCTCTCCACGTCACAGACCGTGGCGAAGCGCGCCGGCGGGCCGAGAACCGGATGACCACCACCCATGACTGACGTGCGGAGAGGCTCCGCCGTACACAGCGTGCGGTGGTGACCGGCGCGGCGCCGCGCCGGCTCCCGACCCGGTGAAGCCCGGCAGGCAGGTGTCCCGGGCCGCCGGACGGTGACGCGCGGCAACGGCGCCCCGCGGGAGATCGAACCGCCCTTCGGGTGGGAAGCCTTCGGCCGGACACGTTCGTCGCACCACCGTCGCGTGTCCCGCAACACCCCGGTGGCCGGCCGGCCTTGGACCACTCCGCTCGCAGCCGCGACACGACGTCGCGGATGATGCGGTGTGGTGTGCGGCCGGCGAGGTCCGCCGTCCGCTCCGTCCCTGCGACAGAAGAGAGTTCCGTACATGCCCGACAGATCCGCTCCCCGCCGCACCGCCGTGGTCATCGGCGGGGGCATGACGGGCATGCTCGCGGCAGCCGTGCTCGCCGACCACGCCGACGTCACGATCGTCGAGCGCGACCTCCTGCCGGACGGCCCGCGACCCCGCAAGGGGCTGCCGCAGGCCCGGCACGCCCACGTGTTGTGGTCCGGCGGGGTCAAAGCCCTCGAGGAACTCCTGCCGGGTGTCGTCGACCGGCTCGTCGGCCAGGGCGCACGGCGAAGCCGCATCATGAGCGACCTGGTGTCCAAAGCTCCGTCGGGCCAGTGGTTCCGCCGCTTCGGCGACGCCCGCCACATCAACCTTCTGTGCAGCCGCGACCTGCTCGATGCCGTGATCCGCGCCAGGGTGCTCGAAGACCGGCGCATCTCCCTGCGGCAGCAGACCGAACTGGTGTCCCTGGAAGGCGACGCCGGACGCGTGTCCGGAGTCCGCATACGCGCGGCGGACACCCACAGCGCCCTTGCCGCCGATCTGGTCATCGACGCCGGCGGGCGTGGCAGCCGCGCCCCCGGCTGGCTGCGGGACCTGGGCCTTCCACCCGTGGCCGAGCGTACGGTCGACGCGGGCGTCGGCTACGCCAGCCGGATCTACCGCGCTCCCGGCACCACCGCCGACGGTTTCCCGATCGTCAACGTCCAGGCGGACCCCCGCCAGAACCCGGGCAGGGGCGGCATCATCACCCCCATCGAAGGCGGCCGCTGGCTGGTCACGCTCGCCGGAACCCGTGGGGGTCAACCCGGCCCCGGCAACGAGGACTTCGTTCCCTTCGCGCTCAAGCTGCCGCACCCCGTCATCGGTGAACTCCTCGCCGGCGCCGAGCCCGAGACGGACGTCGTCACCACCCGTAGCACGGCCAACAAGCGGCGCTACTACGAAAAGGCCGCCCGCTGGCCCGACGGCTTCGCCGTCCTCGGCGAGGCCGTCGCCGGCTACAACCCCGTCTACGGTCACGGACTGAGCGCCGCCGCACAGAGCGTCGTCGCCCTGCGCGACGTCCTGCGGCGGCAGGACCTTCGCGCCCCCGGCACGTCCCGGCGCATCCAAAAGGCCGCGGCCCGCCCGGTCGAGAACGCGTGGAGCCTGGCCGTGGGCCAGGACGTGTTCTACCCGGGCGCCAGTGAACAGCCCCCCACCCGGCTCGAAAGGAACCTCGCCGCCTTCGTCGACAAGGCCGTCGACGCCGGCGCGCGCAACCCCCACGCCCTCCGCATCCTGCTGGACGTGATGAGCATGGAGAAACCGCCTGCCCGGCTGCTGATGCCCGACATGCTCGCCCTGGTCTACCTCGGCCGGAAGAAGCCCCTTCTGGATGGGCCGCCCCTGACGGAGCACGAGCGCGCGGCCGCCACCGGCTGAAGCCGTTCCCGCCGGGCCGCCGTCGCGTATTCCGTGCCCCGGACGACCCGGCGCCCGCGTCCGGAACGGCCCGTTGAAATCCACCACGAAGACACGGAACAGCACATGACTCCCGCATCCTATTTGGACCTCCATCAGGAATTCTCCTCGGAAATAGAGGAGGAAATAGAGTCCATCCTTGAACGGCTCGGCCCGTCGGCGGAATCCGTCAGGAGCGTCGTCGCGGAACTCCTGTGCCACCAGAAGATGAAATACCCTCTTTCGGTGCTGCCGCTGGTCGTGCACGGCGTAGAGACGGGCAGCCCCGGACCCGCCGTCCCGCTGTCCGCCGTGCACGTGCTGTGGTGGACCTCGGCCTGCTATCTCGACGATCTGGCGGACGGGCACGGCGCGCACACGCCCGCCGGACTCACCCCGCACGAAGCACTTCTGGCGGCCGTGGTCACGGGACACGTGCTCTCGCTGAAGGCGATCGGCTCGCGACGGATCCCGGAGCCGGTCCGCGGCGCTTTGACGGACGAAGTCCTCGACTGCGGGATCACTGCCGCCCAGGGGCAGCTGGGCGACATGCGCGCAGACGTGGGCAACGTGTCCCGGAACTCGGTCGTCACGGCGTACCGGGAGAAATCCGGCGCCCCCTTCGGCATGATCACCGCGATGGCCGCGATACTCGCGGGCGCGGAGGCCGAGCGGATCGATCTGTGGCGGGAGTTCGGCTCCGTATTCGGAATTCTGTGGCAGATGTTCAATGACCAGGAGGACATCGCCTCCGGACGGAACGAAGATCTGCTGAACGGCACCGTGACCTATCTTTTCGCCTGCGCTCTGGAAGACGCGGCGCCCGATATCAGGCCCCGCATCCTGGACCTGCACGCCGGTGCGAGAACATCGGCCGCGTCACGATCGGCCCTGACCGGCCTGCTCCTCACCCCCGCCGTTCTCGACCGCTACGAGGACGACATCCACAAGTTCCGTGACGAGGCGCACCGCATCCTCGGCGACCTCGGCGGCGACGAGAGCCACCTGCCCGTTCTCCGGCAACTCGTGGACCAGACGTCCCGAATGCTGGTGCGCCCGGAGGACACCGCCGGATGAGCCCGACCCTCGAGTCGATCAGCGGGGAGTCGAACGTCGCGGTCGGCGCGGCATCGCACCGCGTCAGACCTTGATCACACGGACGCTGGGGCCGCACGGCATCAAGAGGTCCTCGGGGTCCGAGGTCAGGACGGCCACCGGATGCGGGAGACGGCGTTCGAGTTGGCGCTGGATGAGGCTTTCGACGTAGGCGGACATGCCGCTTTGTGCCTTGCCCCTGGCCTCAGCACTCGATGATGTTGACCGCCAGCCCGCCCCGCGCCGTCTCCTTGTACTTGACGCTCATGTCCGCGCCGGTCTCCTTCATGGTCTTGATGACCTTGTCGAGGGAGACCTTGTGGGAGCCGTCGCCGCGCATCGCCATCTTCGCGGCGGTGACCGCCTTGACCGCGGCCATGCCGTTGCGCTCGATGCAGGGGATCTGGACCAGACCGCCGACCGGGTCGCAGGTGAGGCCGAGGTTGTGTTCCATGCCGATCTCCGCGGCGTTCTCGACCTGCTCGGGGGAGCCGCCCAGTACCTCGGCGAGGGCGCCCGCCGCCATCGAGCAGGCGGAGCCGACCTCGCCCTGGCAGCCGACCTCGGCGCCCGAGATGGACGCGTTCTCCTTGAAGAGCATGCCGATCGCGCCCGCGGCCAGCAGGAAGCGGACCACGCCGTCCTCGTCCGCGCCGGGGACGAAGTTGATGTAGTAGTGCAGCACCGCGGGGATGATGCCCGCGGCCCCGTTGGTGGGGGCGGTGACGACCCGGCCACCGGCCGCGTTCTCCTCGTTGACCGCCATCGCGTAGAGGGTGATCCACTCCATCGCGTGCGCCAGGGGGTCGCCCTCGGCGCGCAGCTGGCGGGCCGAGACGGCGGCGCGGCGGCGCACCCGCAGGCCGCCGGGCAGGATGCCCTCACGGGACATGCCGCGCGACACGCAGGCCTGCATCACACCCCAGATGGCGAGAAGGCCCTCACGGATCTCGTCCTCGGTGCGCCAGGCGCGCTCGTTCTCCAGCATCAGCGCGGAGATCGACAGCCCGGTCTCCTTGGTCAGCCGCAGCAGCTCGTCGCCCGTGCGGAAGGGGTATTTCAGGACGGTGTCGTCCAGCTTGATGCGATCCTCGCCCACCGCGTCCTCGTCGACCACGAAGCCGCCGCCGACGGAGTAGTACGTCTTCTCCAGCACGAGTTCGCCGGAGGCGCCGTACGCGAAGATCGTCATGCCGTTCGCGTGGTACGGCAGCGCCTTGCGCCGGTGCAGGACCAGGTCGTCGTCGAAGGAGAAGGGGATCTCCCGCTCGCCGAGCAGGCTGATGCGGCCCGAGGCCTTGATCTCCTCGACGCGGTCGTCGGCCCCCTCCACGTCCACCGTCCGCGGCGAGGCGCCCTCCAGGCCGAGCAGCACCGCCTTCGGGGTGCCGTGCCCGTGGCCGGTCGCGCCCAGTGAGCCGTACAGCTCGGCCCGGACGGAGGCCACGGCGGGCAGCAGGTCCTCGTTGCGCAGCCGGTGGGCGAACATCCGGGCCGCGCGCATCGGGCCCACCGTGTGGGAGCTGGACGGGCCTATGCCGATCGAGAACAGGTCGAAGACCGAGATGGCCACGGGAACTCCTAGCAAGCGGGGTGGTGCATGAGGTGGGCGCCGCGCACGGCTGTGCTTCCAGTGTGCGCGGCGCCCCGAGGAATCGTACGTTCCGCGCGAACTACTTCAGGCCGGGGTACAGCGGGTGCTTGTCGGCCAGAGCGGACACCCGGGCCTTGAGGGCGTCCGCGTCGTAGGACGGCTTCAGCGTCTCGGCGATGATGTCCGCGACCTCGGTGAAGTCCTCGGCCTGGAAGCCGCGGGTGGCGAGGGCGGGCGTGCCGATGCGCAGGCCCGAGGTCACCATCGGGGGTCGCGGGTCATTCGGGATCGCGTTCCGGTTGACCGTGATGCCGACCTCGTGGAGCCGGTCCTCGGCCTGCTGTCCGTCCAGCTCGGAGTTGCGCAGGTCGACCAGGACCAGGTGAACCTCCGTGCCCCCCGACAGGACCGAGACGCCGTGCTCGGTGACGTCGGCCATCACCAGGCGCTCGGCCAGGATCCGCGCGCCGTCGAGCGTGCGCTGCTGGCGCTCCTTGAAGTCGTCGGAGGCGGCGACCTTGAAGGAGACGGCCTTCGCGGCGATCACGTGCTCGAGAGGACCGCCCTGCTGGCCCGGGAAGACCGCGGAGTTGATCTTCTTGGCCAGTTCGGCGGTGGAAAGGATCACGCCACCGCGCGGGCCGCCCAGCGTCTTGTGGGTGGTGGTGGTGACGACGTGGGCGTGCGGCACCGGGTTCGGGTGCAGCCCCGCCGCCACCAGGCCGGCGAAGTGCGCCATGTCGACCATCAGGTACGCGCCGACCTCGTCCGCGATCCGGCGGAAGGCGGCGAAGTCGAGCTGGCGCGGGTACGCGGACCAGCCGGCCACGATCAGCTTCGGCCTGGACTCCTTGGCGAGGCGCTCGACCTCGGCCATGTCGACCCGGCCCGACTCCTCGTCCACGTGGTACGCGACCACGTCGTAGAGCTTGCCGGAGAAGTTGATCTTCATGCCGTGGGTCAGGTGCCCGCCGTGCGCGAGGTTCAGGCCCATGATCGTGTCGCCGGGCTTGAGCAGCGCGAACATCGCGGCCGCGTTGGCCTGGGCGCCCGAGTGCGGCTGTACGTTCGCGTGCTCGGCGCCGAACAGCGCCTTGACGCGGTCGATGGCGATCTGCTCGACGACGTCGACGTGTTCGCAGCCACCGTAGTAACGGCGGCCCGGGTAGCCCTCGGCGTACTTGTTGGTCAGGACCGAGCCCTGGGCCTCCATGACCGCGACCGGAGCGAAGTTCTCCGAGGCGATCATCTCCAGGGTGGACTGCTGGCGGTGCAGCTCGGCGTCGACGGCGGCCGCGACGTCCGGGTCCAGTTCGTGCAGGGGCGTGTTCAGAAGCGACATGCGGTGACTCCTCAGCCGGCGGTGAAGGCGGTGTACTCGTCGGCGGACATCAGGTCGTCCGGCTCGTCCGTGACCCGTACCTTGAACAGCCAGCCGCCCTCGAAGGGCCCGGAGTTCACGAGCGACGGGTCGTCCACCACGTCCTGGTTGGCCTCCACGATCTCGCCGGTGACCGGCGCGTACAGGTCGCTGACCGACTTGGTCGACTCCAGCTCCCCGCAGGACTCGCCCGCGGTCACCGTGTCACCGACCTCCGGAAGCTGGGCGTAGACGACATCGCCGAGCGCGTTGGCCGCGAACTCGGTGATGCCGACCGTCGAGACGCCGTCCTCGGCGACCGACAGCCACTCGTGCTCCTTGCTGTAGCGCAGCTGCTGGGGGTTGCTCATGGCCTGAATTCTCCTGTACGCGGGGGAGTGCTGGTGAACGGGTACGGACGGGGTGTCCGGATGCCGGGGTGTCGTGAGACAGGGGACAGGGCGCGACGAGGTACGTCACGTCGACGCGCCCGGCCCCGGGTGGACCTACTTCTGGCGCTTGTAGAACGGCAGCGCCACGACCTCGTACGGTTCGTGACTGCCCCGGATGTCCACGCCGACGCCGGCGGTGCCCGGCGCGGCGTGCGCGGCGTCGACGTAGGCCATGGCGATCGGCCGGCCCAGCGTCGGGGAGGGAGCGCCGGAGGTGACCTCACCGACGACCGCGCCGCCCGCGACGACGGCGAACCCGGCGCGCGGGACGCGGCGGCCCTCGGCGACGAGCCCGACGAGCACCCGCGGGGGGTTCGCGGCGGCGCGTCCGGCGGCTGCCTCCAGGGCCTCGCGCCCCACGAAGTCACCCTCCTTCTCGAACTTCACGACCCGCCCGAGCCCCGCGTCGAACGGGGTGAGCGAGGTGGTCAGCTCGTGCCCGTACAGCGGCATGCCCGCCTCCAGGCGCAGCGTGTCGCGGCAGGACAGACCGCACGGGACCAGCCCGGCCGGGGCGCCCGCCTCGGTCAGCGCCTGCCACAGCTTCTCGGCGTCGGACGGGGCCACGAAGAGCTCGAAGCCGTCCTCGCCCGTGTAGCCGGTGCGCGCGATCAGCGCCGGGACGCCCGCGACCGTGCCCGGCAGACCCGCGTAGTACTTCAGGCCGTCGAGGTCGGCGTCGGTGAGCGACTTGAGGATCCCGGGGGACTCGGGGCCCTGGATGGCGAGCAGCGCGTACGCGTCCCGGTCGTCACGGACCTCGGCGTCGAAGCCGGCGGCGCGCCCGGTCAGCGCGTCGAGGACGATCTGGGCGTTGGAGGCGTTGGCGACGACCATGTACTCGGTCTCGGCCAGCCGGTACACGATCAGGTCGTCGAGGATGCCGCCGTCGGCCCGGCAGATCATGGTGTAGCGGGCGCGGCCCACGCCGACGGAGGCGATGTTGCCGACCAGCGCGTGGTTCAGCAGCGCGGCGGCCTGCGGGCCGGTGACCGTGATCTCGCCCATGTGGGAGAGGTCGAAGAGACCGGCCCGGGTGCGGACGGCGACGTGCTCGTCGCGCTCGGAGCCGTACCGCAGGGGCATGTCCCAGCCCGCGAAGTCGGTCATCATCGCGCCCAGCGAGCGATGCACGGCATCGAGCGCGGTACGGCGGGGTGCGTTACTGCTCATCGGTGGGGCTCCCAAGGCATGACGGCGAGGTCGTTCCTCCCCATCTGTCATCGGAACCTGAGAGGTTCATCACGACCCCGCGAACGGAGGTCACGACTTGCACCTTGGGTGGAGCCACCGGTCAGCGGCCCGCTTTTCAGATGTGCCTCGCCCGCGCGGTAACGGGGCCTGAGAGATTCAAGGGAGGGACTTGCTCCTTCGGCGTCCCAGCCGGACGTACGTCACACGGATGTGTGCACGTCACTGGGAACTCTCCCGCGCGGATTCAAGCGGCCGGTATGCAGTTGGCGGGCACATCATTGCACGCGCCGTCCGATGACGGCAGTCCGCATCTGTAACCGGGCTGTGGCAGTCCGAACATGGAAACAGCAAGCATCGCGCATTACCTTCTCTTTACACTCGACGGGGATGGGACTCCAGACCCAAGGGGAGGACGATCACGGTGAACAGGACCAGGGCGTACGCCACGACCTCGGCCCTCGCGCTGCCGCCGCAGCCGGGTACCACGGCCCGGGAGGTGTGCGGCGCGCTCCCCGCGGCCGTCGTGCGCGATCTCCGGGAGCGCGCCGGACACAGCCCGCACGGCCTGTACTTCGGCACGGCGGACCTCGTGGTGGTCACCGGGCTGCCCGGCAGCGGCAAGTCGACCCTGATGCGCCGCGCGGTCGCGGGCCGGCGCGTGGACTCCCAGGACACCCGCGACCGCTGGGACGGCCGGCTGGCCCGCCGGCTCCCGTACGCGCTCTACCGCCCCCTCGTCCGCCTGGCGCACTACGCGGGCCTGCGCCGCACGCTGCGTTCCGGCACCGGCGTCGTCGTGCACGACTGCGGTACCCAGGCCTGGGTGCGCCGCTGGCTCGCCCGCGAGGCCCGCCGCCGGGGCGGCACACTCCACCTCCTGCTCCTCGACGTCACACCGGGCACGGCGCTGGAAGGCCAGCGCGAACGCGGCCGGGGCGTCTCGCGGTACGCGTTCGCGCGTCACCGGGGCGCGCTCAGCCGGCTGGTGCGCTCCGTCGAGCGGGGCGAACTGCCGGAGGGATGCGGCTCGGCGGTACTCCTCGACCGCGAAGCGGCGGACGTCCTGCGCCGGATCGGCTTCGACGGTTGACGGGCGCGGGGTGCCGGCCGCGCGCGAGCCCGTCGTACGGAACACGTCGTACGGAACACGTCGTACGGAAGCACGTCGTACGAAAGCACGTCGTACGGCAGTGCGGAGCCGGTCGGACAGAGGGCCGGACGGAAGCCGGCACGGGAGAACGGGACATCGACGTACGAGAGGGTCGTAGGCGCCCACTAACCTTTCCAGCCGGAACACCACAGCAGAACAGCACACCAGGACACCGGAACACCGGATCAGCGGTTCACAGCAGGCGGTAGACAGATGGACTTCCCCGACTTCCCGGCACCAGCGCACCCGCACCCCCACCCGCACGGCGGGTGGCCGGGCAACGAACTGGAGGAGGTGCTCTCCGCGTCCCTCGGAGTGCCCTCGGCGGGCGGCCGCATCGTCGAGGTCCTCGGCCGCAGCTTCGTCTGGGTGCCGCTGCCCAACGGCGGCGGTCCGCACGCGGGCCCCCTCGACCTGCCCACGCTGGAGATCGAGGGACAGGCGTACGTGCCGGTCTTCAGCTCCGAGGAGCAGTTCCGCCAGGTCGTCGGCGGCCATCTGTCGTTCACGATCGCGCCCGCCGTCGAGTTCGCCCGCGGGCTGCCCCCGCAGGTCGGCGTCGCGATCAACCCGG
It encodes:
- the gcvT gene encoding glycine cleavage system aminomethyltransferase GcvT, with protein sequence MSSNAPRRTALDAVHRSLGAMMTDFAGWDMPLRYGSERDEHVAVRTRAGLFDLSHMGEITVTGPQAAALLNHALVGNIASVGVGRARYTMICRADGGILDDLIVYRLAETEYMVVANASNAQIVLDALTGRAAGFDAEVRDDRDAYALLAIQGPESPGILKSLTDADLDGLKYYAGLPGTVAGVPALIARTGYTGEDGFELFVAPSDAEKLWQALTEAGAPAGLVPCGLSCRDTLRLEAGMPLYGHELTTSLTPFDAGLGRVVKFEKEGDFVGREALEAAAGRAAANPPRVLVGLVAEGRRVPRAGFAVVAGGAVVGEVTSGAPSPTLGRPIAMAYVDAAHAAPGTAGVGVDIRGSHEPYEVVALPFYKRQK
- a CDS encoding glycoside hydrolase family 25 protein; the protein is MLRGIDVSAYQSSAYSTEGLSFVFIKATEGRSYVNPKLTAQVKTARDGGCVVGFYHFLWPGDLTAQAEYFVGKAPEKAGDLLAVDWETTGDGTHASNAEKDRFVRKVKELRPDHRVLLYTNRNFWLNVDTTSYAGDGLWIADYVTAGEPRIKAKWRFHQYTDNPLDKDVAQFSSKAALREWAAVD
- a CDS encoding L-serine ammonia-lyase; the protein is MAISVFDLFSIGIGPSSSHTVGPMRAARMFAHRLRNEDLLPAVASVRAELYGSLGATGHGHGTPKAVLLGLEGASPRTVDVEGADDRVEEIKASGRISLLGEREIPFSFDDDLVLHRRKALPYHANGMTIFAYGASGELVLEKTYYSVGGGFVVDEDAVGEDRIKLDDTVLKYPFRTGDELLRLTKETGLSISALMLENERAWRTEDEIREGLLAIWGVMQACVSRGMSREGILPGGLRVRRRAAVSARQLRAEGDPLAHAMEWITLYAMAVNEENAAGGRVVTAPTNGAAGIIPAVLHYYINFVPGADEDGVVRFLLAAGAIGMLFKENASISGAEVGCQGEVGSACSMAAGALAEVLGGSPEQVENAAEIGMEHNLGLTCDPVGGLVQIPCIERNGMAAVKAVTAAKMAMRGDGSHKVSLDKVIKTMKETGADMSVKYKETARGGLAVNIIEC
- a CDS encoding MAB_1171c family putative transporter translates to MGASTYYIPALALWAGLASKLPDLVRSWRDPLVRWVCWVIFLGGAGFAFAAPPTVAAVNRTSGIPNLAALLVYAVVSAYSASCLVLILHWRGGPAGHVRRLARRWQIGYAVVIALLILLFVLGDAPVERRTDLDTHYATSPWIGQMIVLYLLGHMTAAIATTVLCWRWAIQVHGWLRAGLWLLVAGWLLNLSFSTLKLTAVMARWAGRDWDVLSTVLAPGLVGLAATVATVGFTLPLYGPRLVALWRAVVSWRRLGPLWRELAGASPGTPLAAPIPWYSSCAVRLTRREAGIQDGLNLVRPHLDDQVRTHAQSLARAAGHTEEDAFRIGLAAMIAAAVRSHRADASAAPVDVAQNTASFASRATLVGVARALRTSPVVVAARAAAGVRTAADDERTPL
- the glyA gene encoding serine hydroxymethyltransferase, translating into MSLLNTPLHELDPDVAAAVDAELHRQQSTLEMIASENFAPVAVMEAQGSVLTNKYAEGYPGRRYYGGCEHVDVVEQIAIDRVKALFGAEHANVQPHSGAQANAAAMFALLKPGDTIMGLNLAHGGHLTHGMKINFSGKLYDVVAYHVDEESGRVDMAEVERLAKESRPKLIVAGWSAYPRQLDFAAFRRIADEVGAYLMVDMAHFAGLVAAGLHPNPVPHAHVVTTTTHKTLGGPRGGVILSTAELAKKINSAVFPGQQGGPLEHVIAAKAVSFKVAASDDFKERQQRTLDGARILAERLVMADVTEHGVSVLSGGTEVHLVLVDLRNSELDGQQAEDRLHEVGITVNRNAIPNDPRPPMVTSGLRIGTPALATRGFQAEDFTEVADIIAETLKPSYDADALKARVSALADKHPLYPGLK
- a CDS encoding NAD(P)/FAD-dependent oxidoreductase, with the translated sequence MPDRSAPRRTAVVIGGGMTGMLAAAVLADHADVTIVERDLLPDGPRPRKGLPQARHAHVLWSGGVKALEELLPGVVDRLVGQGARRSRIMSDLVSKAPSGQWFRRFGDARHINLLCSRDLLDAVIRARVLEDRRISLRQQTELVSLEGDAGRVSGVRIRAADTHSALAADLVIDAGGRGSRAPGWLRDLGLPPVAERTVDAGVGYASRIYRAPGTTADGFPIVNVQADPRQNPGRGGIITPIEGGRWLVTLAGTRGGQPGPGNEDFVPFALKLPHPVIGELLAGAEPETDVVTTRSTANKRRYYEKAARWPDGFAVLGEAVAGYNPVYGHGLSAAAQSVVALRDVLRRQDLRAPGTSRRIQKAAARPVENAWSLAVGQDVFYPGASEQPPTRLERNLAAFVDKAVDAGARNPHALRILLDVMSMEKPPARLLMPDMLALVYLGRKKPLLDGPPLTEHERAAATG
- a CDS encoding AAA family ATPase — protein: MTVNRTRAYATTSALALPPQPGTTAREVCGALPAAVVRDLRERAGHSPHGLYFGTADLVVVTGLPGSGKSTLMRRAVAGRRVDSQDTRDRWDGRLARRLPYALYRPLVRLAHYAGLRRTLRSGTGVVVHDCGTQAWVRRWLAREARRRGGTLHLLLLDVTPGTALEGQRERGRGVSRYAFARHRGALSRLVRSVERGELPEGCGSAVLLDREAADVLRRIGFDG
- the gcvH gene encoding glycine cleavage system protein GcvH — translated: MSNPQQLRYSKEHEWLSVAEDGVSTVGITEFAANALGDVVYAQLPEVGDTVTAGESCGELESTKSVSDLYAPVTGEIVEANQDVVDDPSLVNSGPFEGGWLFKVRVTDEPDDLMSADEYTAFTAG
- a CDS encoding polyprenyl synthetase family protein, producing MTPASYLDLHQEFSSEIEEEIESILERLGPSAESVRSVVAELLCHQKMKYPLSVLPLVVHGVETGSPGPAVPLSAVHVLWWTSACYLDDLADGHGAHTPAGLTPHEALLAAVVTGHVLSLKAIGSRRIPEPVRGALTDEVLDCGITAAQGQLGDMRADVGNVSRNSVVTAYREKSGAPFGMITAMAAILAGAEAERIDLWREFGSVFGILWQMFNDQEDIASGRNEDLLNGTVTYLFACALEDAAPDIRPRILDLHAGARTSAASRSALTGLLLTPAVLDRYEDDIHKFRDEAHRILGDLGGDESHLPVLRQLVDQTSRMLVRPEDTAG